The following proteins are co-located in the Billgrantia tianxiuensis genome:
- a CDS encoding DUF2189 domain-containing protein: MNAATRSAGQPSAPNVKITINPVGMDRPRAWLAAGFEDFRRATAVSLAYGMFWVGLSIAITAGAIMLDLWHWLLPLIAGFMFMGPLVAVGSYGISRALEENRAPHLGDAFGAWRPHAGQLAMMGVMMMIFFLAWIRLATLLFALFFGFEAPGAAELYASLLTTPDGLGLIAVGTAVGAVLAFGAFAISVVAIPTLMDQDLTFMEGIEASVRTVARNFRPMLLWAVILTGCVLIGVLTFYIGLALILPVLGHASWHAYEDLVRCEPVEKMAS; this comes from the coding sequence ATGAATGCAGCCACAAGAAGCGCCGGACAACCCTCCGCACCCAACGTCAAGATCACCATCAACCCTGTCGGCATGGACAGGCCCCGGGCCTGGCTGGCAGCCGGATTCGAGGACTTCCGTCGGGCCACGGCGGTCAGTCTCGCCTATGGCATGTTCTGGGTTGGCTTGAGCATCGCCATCACGGCCGGTGCCATCATGCTCGACCTATGGCACTGGCTATTGCCGCTGATCGCGGGCTTCATGTTCATGGGACCCCTGGTGGCGGTTGGCTCCTACGGTATCAGTCGTGCCCTGGAGGAGAACCGCGCCCCCCACCTGGGCGACGCCTTCGGCGCCTGGCGCCCGCATGCGGGGCAGCTGGCGATGATGGGCGTGATGATGATGATCTTCTTCCTGGCCTGGATTCGCCTGGCTACGCTGCTGTTCGCGCTCTTCTTCGGCTTCGAGGCGCCGGGAGCGGCGGAACTCTACGCTTCGCTGTTGACCACCCCGGACGGGCTCGGCCTGATTGCCGTGGGTACCGCGGTAGGCGCCGTGCTGGCGTTCGGTGCCTTTGCCATCAGTGTGGTCGCCATCCCGACGCTGATGGACCAGGACCTGACCTTCATGGAGGGTATCGAAGCCAGCGTGCGTACCGTGGCGCGCAACTTTCGTCCGATGCTGCTGTGGGCCGTCATCCTGACCGGCTGCGTACTGATCGGTGTACTGACCTTCTACATTGGCCTGGCCTTGATCCTGCCGGTGCTGGGACATGCCAGCTGGCACGCCTATGAGGACCTGGTACGCTGCGAGCCGGTGGAGAAGATGGCCTCCTGA
- a CDS encoding c-type cytochrome — translation MKRFIRLAGMPLFGLLLFTGVASPGLAEEPFSSEQVNLMASACANCHGTDGRLVGSVPTLAGRPAAVLEARLLAFKHNETTDATIMDRIAKGFTDEELAALAGHFAAIDPDEDDAPESEQEPQQ, via the coding sequence ATGAAACGGTTCATTCGCCTGGCAGGCATGCCACTGTTCGGTTTGCTGCTATTCACGGGTGTCGCCTCACCGGGGCTGGCTGAAGAGCCCTTCTCTTCCGAGCAAGTCAATCTCATGGCAAGTGCCTGCGCCAACTGCCACGGCACCGATGGCCGCCTGGTGGGCAGTGTGCCAACCCTCGCCGGCCGCCCGGCGGCCGTGCTGGAAGCCCGGCTGCTCGCTTTCAAGCACAACGAAACGACCGATGCCACCATCATGGATCGTATCGCCAAAGGCTTCACGGACGAGGAGCTAGCCGCATTGGCGGGGCATTTTGCCGCCATCGATCCGGATGAAGACGACGCTCCGGAATCAGAACAAGAACCGCAGCAGTGA
- a CDS encoding NAD(P)/FAD-dependent oxidoreductase, with protein sequence MTQHSSRPGLNRRQLIKGLGAASLLPLVGGVTPFAIGGQHAGQVVVIGGGFGGATAAKYLKRTNPAIEVILVEPAETFYTCPFSNLHLGGLRSMHDIAHGYDELQDRYGVRVIHAMAEDIDAAARTVRLSTGRELEYDRLVLSPGIDIRWNALEGYDEPAAEKAPHAWKAGTQTELLRAQLEAMEDGGTFVMVAPANPFRCPPGPYERASLVANYLAQYKPKSKVLILDAKDNFSKQGLFMEGWERLYGDRIEWVGLSGDGRVTRVDADRLEVETEFGTVHQADVLNVIPPQKAGWIAERAGVTDDSGWVPVKPDTFESQQAEHIYVIGDASVAAPMPKSGFCANAQAKVVAAAIAASLESRPAPEAYWTNTCYSLVGPEYGISVAGVYRVRDGVIAEVEGAGGLSPLDAPDTTRALEAEYAVGWYNAICQDTWGTPV encoded by the coding sequence ATGACACAGCATTCTTCACGTCCCGGCCTCAACCGCCGGCAACTGATCAAGGGCCTGGGTGCTGCCTCGTTGCTGCCCCTGGTCGGGGGCGTCACACCCTTTGCCATCGGCGGCCAACATGCCGGACAGGTCGTCGTGATAGGCGGCGGCTTTGGCGGTGCCACCGCAGCCAAATATCTCAAACGGACCAACCCGGCCATCGAGGTGATTCTGGTCGAGCCGGCCGAAACCTTCTACACCTGCCCCTTCAGCAACCTGCACCTGGGCGGCCTGCGCAGCATGCACGACATTGCTCATGGCTACGATGAGCTGCAGGATCGCTATGGCGTGCGCGTGATTCATGCCATGGCCGAGGACATCGATGCCGCCGCCCGGACGGTGCGACTCTCCACGGGGCGTGAGCTGGAGTACGACCGGCTGGTTCTCTCACCGGGCATCGACATTCGCTGGAACGCGCTGGAAGGCTACGACGAGCCAGCCGCCGAGAAGGCGCCCCACGCCTGGAAGGCCGGTACCCAGACGGAGCTTCTGCGCGCCCAGCTGGAAGCCATGGAGGACGGCGGCACCTTCGTCATGGTCGCCCCGGCCAACCCTTTCCGCTGCCCACCCGGCCCCTATGAGCGCGCCAGCCTGGTGGCCAACTATCTGGCTCAGTACAAGCCGAAGTCGAAGGTGCTGATCCTCGATGCCAAGGACAACTTCTCCAAGCAGGGCCTGTTCATGGAAGGCTGGGAGCGGCTCTACGGCGATCGCATCGAATGGGTAGGATTATCTGGTGACGGCCGTGTGACCCGGGTCGACGCCGACCGCCTGGAAGTGGAAACCGAATTCGGCACCGTCCACCAGGCCGACGTGCTCAACGTGATTCCACCGCAAAAGGCCGGCTGGATTGCCGAACGTGCCGGTGTGACCGACGACTCCGGCTGGGTACCGGTCAAGCCGGATACCTTCGAGTCGCAGCAGGCCGAGCACATCTATGTGATTGGCGATGCCAGCGTCGCAGCCCCTATGCCCAAGTCCGGCTTCTGTGCCAATGCCCAGGCCAAGGTGGTGGCAGCGGCCATTGCCGCCTCCCTGGAGTCGCGCCCAGCGCCCGAGGCCTACTGGACCAATACCTGCTACAGCCTGGTGGGTCCCGAGTATGGCATCTCGGTGGCCGGGGTTTATCGCGTGCGCGATGGCGTCATCGCCGAGGTGGAGGGAGCCGGAGGGCTAAGCCCGCTGGATGCCCCCGATACCACTCGTGCCCTGGAAGCCGAGTACGCCGTCGGCTGGTACAACGCGATCTGCCAGGACACCTGGGGCACTCCGGTCTGA
- a CDS encoding YeeE/YedE thiosulfate transporter family protein: MTHTELVVWSGLAIGVLFGSAAQLSGFCLLRGLANTTAEGDTRKLRAFALAMGVALIGSQSLAAAGLVSLDASLYATPSLAWLAVPWVACCSATAWRWPTAAVPVPWCCSAAATCAASSCWYAWGWRPT, translated from the coding sequence ATGACCCACACCGAATTAGTCGTTTGGTCCGGCCTGGCGATCGGAGTGCTGTTCGGCAGCGCCGCCCAGCTCTCCGGGTTCTGCCTGTTGCGGGGTCTCGCCAACACAACGGCCGAGGGCGATACACGCAAGCTGCGCGCCTTCGCACTGGCCATGGGCGTGGCACTGATTGGCAGCCAAAGCCTGGCCGCCGCCGGCCTGGTGTCGCTCGACGCCTCGCTGTATGCGACTCCCTCTCTCGCCTGGCTCGCCGTCCCCTGGGTGGCCTGCTGTTCGGCTACGGCATGGCGCTGGCCAACGGCTGCGGTGCCCGTGCCCTGGTGCTGCTCGGCAGCGGCAACCTGCGCAGCTTCGTCGTGCTGGTATGCCTGGGGCTGGCGGCCTACATGA
- a CDS encoding YeeE/YedE thiosulfate transporter family protein: MALANGCGARALVLLGSGNLRSFVVLVCLGLAAYMTLSGVLAPLRLWLESSASLRLTATGLPALLGLPGWLLALLIGGALLGWAFAAQEFRASPRDWLGGLIIGALVPAGWYATGVLGFDDFEPVRLASLTFVAPIGESLQYLMLSTGTRLSFGVSVVAGVLLGALATALLRRDWTLRSFDSPTHMLRSMAGGALMGLGGVMALGCSIGQGLSGISTLSLTSFVAVAGIVLGAQLGIRRPLALSNS; the protein is encoded by the coding sequence ATGGCGCTGGCCAACGGCTGCGGTGCCCGTGCCCTGGTGCTGCTCGGCAGCGGCAACCTGCGCAGCTTCGTCGTGCTGGTATGCCTGGGGCTGGCGGCCTACATGACGCTTTCCGGCGTGCTCGCCCCCTTGCGCCTGTGGCTGGAGAGCAGTGCCAGCTTGCGCCTTACCGCCACCGGCCTGCCCGCGTTGCTAGGCTTGCCTGGCTGGCTGCTGGCACTGCTCATCGGTGGCGCCCTGCTGGGCTGGGCATTCGCGGCTCAGGAATTCCGCGCGTCACCGCGTGACTGGCTCGGCGGCCTGATCATCGGCGCACTGGTCCCCGCCGGCTGGTACGCCACCGGCGTACTCGGTTTCGACGACTTCGAGCCCGTGCGCCTGGCCAGCCTGACCTTCGTCGCTCCCATCGGTGAGTCGCTGCAGTACCTGATGCTCTCCACCGGCACCCGCCTTAGCTTCGGCGTCAGCGTAGTGGCCGGCGTGCTCCTGGGCGCCTTGGCAACGGCGCTGTTACGACGCGACTGGACCCTACGCTCCTTCGATTCACCCACACACATGCTGCGCAGCATGGCCGGCGGGGCGTTGATGGGCCTTGGCGGCGTCATGGCACTGGGCTGCTCCATCGGCCAGGGTCTGTCGGGCATCTCGACGCTGTCGCTCACCTCCTTCGTCGCCGTGGCCGGCATCGTGCTGGGAGCCCAACTGGGAATCCGCAGGCCACTGGCGCTGTCCAATTCATGA
- the soxZ gene encoding thiosulfate oxidation carrier complex protein SoxZ has product MRSFRFARHHASRRGPLRSLTHAAAGLALAALAMSALANEPWQRLDAAQSLLGDSEPQTQGLTLDLPHVSEDGSSVPLTVSFAGELDEGDYIERIDLFANANPSPSIATFHLTPLGGKTEVSTRIRLNETQQVIAIATSQQGERFATAREVRVTVSGCLMRNGGEMPDPLSNPRVSIPSGLAAGEPGEVRTLINHPMETGLREDDDGNVVPRHIVERFSVSLNGDTVFEAELHQSVSANPYLRFFLAPQESGEVEFTWQDDSGETARHVAELDVT; this is encoded by the coding sequence ATGCGTTCGTTCCGCTTCGCTCGCCACCACGCGTCTCGCCGGGGCCCGCTGCGCAGTCTGACGCATGCTGCCGCCGGCCTCGCACTCGCTGCGCTCGCCATGTCGGCGCTGGCCAACGAGCCGTGGCAGCGTCTGGACGCCGCCCAATCGTTGCTGGGTGACAGCGAGCCCCAGACCCAAGGGCTTACGCTCGATCTACCCCATGTCTCGGAAGACGGTTCTTCCGTACCGCTGACGGTAAGCTTCGCTGGCGAGCTCGACGAAGGCGACTATATCGAGCGCATCGACCTGTTCGCCAATGCCAACCCATCGCCCAGTATCGCCACCTTCCATCTCACGCCACTCGGTGGCAAGACGGAGGTCTCCACCCGGATACGACTCAACGAGACCCAGCAGGTGATCGCCATTGCCACCAGCCAACAGGGCGAACGCTTCGCTACCGCTCGCGAGGTGCGTGTCACCGTCAGCGGCTGCCTGATGCGTAATGGAGGGGAGATGCCGGATCCTCTCTCCAACCCTCGTGTCAGCATCCCCTCCGGGCTGGCAGCGGGCGAGCCGGGCGAGGTTCGTACGTTGATCAACCACCCCATGGAGACCGGGCTGCGCGAGGACGACGACGGCAATGTCGTGCCACGCCATATCGTCGAGCGCTTCAGCGTCTCGCTGAACGGCGATACCGTCTTCGAAGCGGAACTGCATCAATCGGTATCGGCCAACCCCTACCTGCGCTTCTTCCTTGCGCCACAGGAGAGCGGAGAAGTCGAGTTCACCTGGCAGGACGATAGCGGAGAAACGGCCCGCCACGTGGCCGAACTCGACGTAACCTGA
- a CDS encoding universal stress protein: protein MYNKILLSVDLNEESSWTKALPTALTLCRTFGASLHVVTVLPDYHMPLVGSYFPSDFAKKAHEALSQAQHRFIEENVPEDIKVQSVIVDGSPWEAIVKAAKKLDVDLIVMASHNKRKFADYVLGPNAEHVVHHSKMSVMIVR from the coding sequence ATGTACAACAAGATTCTGCTGTCAGTGGACCTCAACGAAGAGTCCTCATGGACCAAGGCGCTGCCTACGGCCTTGACCCTGTGTCGTACTTTCGGCGCCTCGCTGCATGTGGTGACGGTACTACCCGACTATCACATGCCGCTGGTCGGCTCCTATTTCCCGAGCGACTTCGCGAAGAAGGCACACGAGGCGCTGTCCCAGGCGCAGCACCGTTTCATCGAGGAGAACGTTCCCGAGGACATCAAGGTGCAATCGGTGATCGTCGACGGCTCGCCGTGGGAGGCGATCGTCAAGGCAGCCAAGAAGCTCGACGTCGACCTGATCGTGATGGCCTCGCACAACAAGCGTAAATTCGCCGACTATGTGCTGGGCCCCAACGCCGAGCACGTGGTGCACCATTCCAAGATGTCGGTAATGATCGTTCGCTAA